In Leopardus geoffroyi isolate Oge1 chromosome D1, O.geoffroyi_Oge1_pat1.0, whole genome shotgun sequence, a single window of DNA contains:
- the LOC123602429 gene encoding olfactory receptor 52R1-like produces the protein MLASGNHSSYPVSFILLGIPGLENSQFWIAFPLCAMYVVALIGNTTVLHIIRIDHTLHEPMYLFLAMLAITDLVLSSSTQPKMLAILWFHAHETEYHACLIQVFFIHAFSSVESGVLMAMALDRYVAICFPLRHSSVLTPAVVGKLGAAVMMRALLLVSPFCIMVSRMPFCPNQIIPQPYCEHMAVLKLVCADTRVNRAYGLFVAFSVVGFDMIVISVSYVMILRTVLGLPSGQAQLKAFGTCASHICVILALYIPALFTFLTHRFGHHVPRAVHIMFANLYLLVPPMLNPIIYGVRTKQIRNRVIQGCCGKDP, from the coding sequence ATGTTGGCTTCAGGGAACCACTCATCTTATCCTGTGTCCTTCATCCTACTTGGGATCCCAGGACTCGAGAATTCCCAATTTTGGATTGCCTTTCCTCTCTGTGCCATGTATGTTGTGGCTCTAATAGGCAATACCACTGTCCTCCATATAATCCGAATTGACCACACTCTCCATGAGCCCATGTACCTCTTTCTAGCCATGCTGGCTATCACTGACCTGGTCCTCTCGTCTTCCACCCAACCTAAAATGCTGGCTATCCTCTGGTTTCATGCTCATGAGACTGAATACCATGCCTGCCTCATCCAGGTGTTCTTCATCCATGCCTTTTCCTCTGTGGAGTCTGGGGTACTCATGGCTATGGCCTTGGACCGTTATGTGGCCATCTGCTTCCCACTCCGTCACTCAAGTGTCCTGACCCCAGCTGTAGTGGGTAAATTGGGAGCAGCTGTGATGATGAGAGCATTGCTGTTGGTGAGCCCCTTCTGCATTATGGTCTCCAGGATGCCCTTCTGCCCCAACCAGATCATTCCCCAGCCATACTGTGAACACATGGCTGTGCTAAAGCTGGTGTGTGCAGATACTAGAGTAAATCGTGCATATGGGCTCTTTGTGGCCTTCTCTGTGGTTGGCTTTGATATGATTGTCATCAGTGTATCCTATGTGATGATTTTGAGAACTGTTCTGGGGTTGCCTTCTGGTCAAGCCCAGCTCAAGGCTTTTGGCACATGTGCGTCCCATATCTGTGTCATCTTGGCTTTATATATCCCAGCGCTCTTTACGTTCCTCACCCACCGCTTTGGACATCATGTGCCCCGAGCAGTACATATCATGTTTGCCAATCTCTATCTCCTGGTTCCTCCCATGCTCAACCCCATCATCTATGGAGTTAGAACCAAGCAGATCAGGAACAGGGTAATTCAAGGTTGTTGTGGAAAAGATCCCTGA
- the LOC123602431 gene encoding olfactory receptor 51F2: MLVLNNTNAQLLTFFLTGIPGLRAAQVWVSIPFCLLYVIALSGNSMILFVVLREQNLHEPMYYFLSMLSAIDLSLSLCTLPTTLGVFWFEAREITLNACIAQMFFLHGFTFMESGVLLAMAFDRFVAICDPLRYATILTNARIAQVGISMLIRNVAVMLPVVLFVKRLSFCRAVALSHSYCYHVDLIQLSCTDNRINSILGLFALFSTTGFDCPCILISYVLIIRSVLNIASSEGRQKAFNTCISHISAVAIFYIPLISLSLVHRYGHSAPLFVHTIMANVFLLIPPVLNPIIYSVKTKQIRKAIVKVLIQKQQI, encoded by the coding sequence ATGTTGGTCCTCAATAATACCAATGCTCAACTTCTGACCTTCTTCCTGACGGGTATCCCAGGCCTGAGAGCAGCCCAGGTCTGGGTCTCCATCCCTTTTTGTCTCCTGTATGTCATCGCCCTCTCTGGGAACAGCATGATCCTATTTGTGGTCCTCCGTGAGCAGAACCTCCATGAGCCCATGTATTATTTCCTCTCTATGCTTTCAGCCATCGACCTGAGCTTATCCCTGTGCACACTTCCTACTACCCTTGGTGTTTTCTGGTTTGAAGCTCGTGAAATCACCTTAAATGCCTGCATTGCCCAGATGTTCTTTCTCCATGGATTTACTTTCATGGAGTCTGGGGTTCTATTGGCCATGGCCTTTGACCGTTTTGTAGCCATCTGTGATCCACTGAGATATGCCACCATCCTCACCAATGCCAGGATTGCCCAGGTTGGGATAAGCATGTTGATAAGGAACGTTGCTGTAATGTTACCAGTGGTGCTCTTTGTCAAGAGGCTGTCCTTCTGCCGTGCTGTGGCCCTTTCACATTCTTACTGCTACCATGTTGATCTCATTCAACTCTCATGCACAGACAACAGAATCAACAGCATCCTTGGTCTGTTTGCACTTTTTTCCACGACGGGGTTTGATTGTCCTTGCATCTTGATCTCCTATGTCCTGATCATTCGATCTGTTCTCAACATTGCCTCTTCTGAGGGGCGGCAAAAAGCCTTCAACACCTGCATATCCCACATCAGCGCTGTTGCCATCTTCTACATCCCTCTCATCAGCTTGTCTCTTGTCCATCGCTATGGCCATTCAGCACCTCTGTTTGTCCACACCATCATGGCCAATGTCTTCCTTCTCATCCCTCCTGTGCTCAACCCTATCATCTACAGTGTGAAGACTAAGCAGATTCGAAAGGCTATTGTCAAGGTCTTAATTCAGAAGCAACAAATCTAA
- the LOC123602430 gene encoding olfactory receptor 52R1-like: protein MLALENSSAHPEYFILLGIPGFKNSQFWIAFPLCAMYVVALIGNTTVLHIIRIDHTLHEPMYLFLAMLAITDLVLSSSTQPKMLAILWFHAHETEYHACLIQVFFIHAFSSVESGVLMAMALDRYVAICFPLHHSSVLTPAVVGKLGAAVMMRALLLVSPFCIMVSRMPFCPNQIIPQPYCEHMAVLKLVCADTRVNRAYGLFVAFSVVGFDMSVISVSYVMILRTVLGLPSGQAQLKAFGTCASHICVILAFYIPALFTFLTHRFGHHVPRAVHIMFANLYLLVPPMLNPIIYGVRTKQIKDRVIQGCCGKDP, encoded by the coding sequence ATGCTGGCTTTAGAGAACAGCTCTGCTCATCCTGAATACTTTATCCTACTTGGGATCCCAGGATTCAAGAATTCCCAATTTTGGATTGCCTTTCCTCTCTGTGCCATGTATGTTGTGGCTCTAATTGGCAATACCACTGTCCTCCATATAATCCGAATTGACCACACTCTCCATGAGCCCATGTACCTCTTTCTAGCCATGCTGGCTATCACTGACCTGGTCCTCTCGTCTTCCACCCAACCTAAAATGCTGGCTATCCTCTGGTTTCATGCTCATGAGACTGAATACCATGCCTGCCTCATCCAGGTGTTCTTCATCCATGCCTTTTCCTCTGTGGAGTCTGGGGTACTCATGGCTATGGCCTTGGACCGTTATGTCGCCATCTGCTTCCCACTCCATCACTCAAGTGTCCTGACCCCAGCTGTAGTGGGTAAATTGGGAGCAGCTGTGATGATGAGAGCATTGCTGTTGGTGAGCCCCTTCTGCATTATGGTCTCCAGGATGCCCTTCTGCCCCAACCAGATCATTCCCCAGCCATACTGTGAACACATGGCTGTGCTAAAGCTGGTGTGTGCAGATACTAGAGTAAATCGTGCATATGGGCTCTTTGTGGCCTTCTCTGTGGTTGGCTTTGATATGAGTGTCATCAGTGTATCCTATGTGATGATTTTGAGAACTGTTCTGGGGTTGCCTTCTGGTCAAGCCCAGCTCAAGGCTTTTGGTACATGTGCGTCCCATATCTGTGTCATCTTGGCTTTTTATATCCCAGCACTCTTTACGTTCCTCACCCACCGCTTTGGACATCATGTGCCCCGAGCAGTACATATCATGTTTGCCAATCTCTATCTCCTGGTTCCTCCCATGCTCAACCCCATCATCTATGGAGTTAGAACCAAGCAGATAAAGGACAGGGTAATTCAAGGTTGTTGTGGAAAAGATCCCTGA